The Flavobacterium faecale genomic sequence AATGGAGATTGACCAGCACTTTATTGCAGCGATCTTAACTGTAATTGGTTACTCTATGAATGATACTGTAATTGTATTTGATAGAGTTCGTGAATTCTTAGATGGTAAAGTAAAAGGTAACTTTGGCGAAATCGTAAACAAATCGATTAACTCTACAATGAGTAGAACAATCAATACTTCACTTACTATGATCGGTGTATTATTGATTATGTTCTTATTCGGTGGAGAATCAATTAGAGGATTTATATTTGCGATGCTTGTTGGTATCGTAGTAGGAACTTACTCTTCTTTGTTTATCGCAACACCAGTATTGGTTGATACTATATCAGCTGCCGATAAAAATGAAATAGAAAAACACCACGAAGAAGCTTAATCTTTCTTCCTTAAGTAACATATTTAAGACCCAGCTTTTAGCTGGGTCTTTTTTTTGGATTATATTTTAAACCTCTTTTAAAAGCGTTTATTTTGTTTTTTACTCCATTTTGGTATGAAGATTGTTGACTTTTTTATACTATAAATGGTGTTAAAGTTTTTTAACATTTGTCATTGTTATATCTTTACATTAAAGTAGTTTCACACCTTACCCAAGCCTCGAATTAAATTAGAAGTCATGAATAAGAATTTTTATCAAGTAGTCATCTTTTCGGTTGTATTGTTTTGCGTGAGTTTTTCCGTGGTTGGCTTACCTATAAAGGGAGTAAGTGCAAAGAGTATTGGGAACACGGTAAAAGAATCCGTTGATGATTTGTTACCGCCTTTGGCACCTGTTGCTAATACACCTGTTTATTACTGTCAGAATGCTACAGCAGTAGCACTTACTGCTACCCCTGATACGGGTAATACGTTAATTTGGTACGGAACCTCTGCTACAGGAGGAACACCTTCTGCAACCGCTCCAACACCATCGACAACAACTGTAGGCTCTTTTTTTTATTATGTAAGTCAGACCGATGGCGCTACTGAAAGCCCTAGAACACAAATAACAGTAAATGTAGTTGCTGATAACGGTGCAATTATCTTAGGTCTTACATGTGATGCAAGCCAAATTGCTGCCGCTGATAAAGCTTCCTCGGTCTTTTTTGATTGGGAAAATAATTCATTAATTTCAAATACCTATAACTATACTTATTCTATTCAAGGCGGAAGTCCCGTGTCAGGCTCTATTATTGTATCACATTTACAAGTATTTGGAATGTTACCCGGGCAAAGTGCTACGATGACATTGACTTCGGCAACGCATCCATGTGTACCAGCGCAAACTTTGACATGTAGTGTACCATGCGGTGCAATATTGATTGCTCCAGATTTTGCGTCAATAGCGGCACTTTGTAGTGGTGATGTAGCTCCTGCTTTGGGTACAACTTCCCCAAACGGAATTGTGGGTACATGGTCGCCGGCTGTTGTGAGTAATACACAGTCTGGTACTTATGTTTTTACACCAAATGCCAACCAATGTGCTAGTTCTCAAAGTTTGAATGTAGCCGTAAATCCAGCTAGCCCAGGGTTTAGTTCTTTTGCAATTTGTCAAGGGGATGTAGCGCCTACATTAGCTACAACATCTCCAAATGGTGTAATAGGAAGTTGGTTACCAATGACTGTAGATAATCAAAATACTGCAGATTATACTTTTACTCCAGATGCTGGTCAGTGTGCTTCACCAGAAACCATTACCGTTACAGTGAAGTCGGCTGGTTCACTAATTGATTTTGATTGGGCGGTAACGGAAGCTTTTTCAGATAATCAAGTAATTACGGTCACTCCTTTAACAGTGGCTACTACTCGTTATTTATATCAGTTAGATTTTGGCCCATTTCAGGATAGCCCTGTCTTTGAGGAAGTATCTTATGGTTTGCATTCGATCACTGTAAAAGATGAAGATGGATGCAGCGCGCCAGTAAGAAGAACGGGACTTTTAGTTGTTAATTATCCTAGAGTTTTCACTCCCAATGGTGATGGTTTTTATGATACGTGGAATGTAAGTACCTTGCGAACAGATCTTACTTCTACTATTAAGATATTTGATCGCTACGGAAAGTTTTTGATCGAAATAGCTCCAAAAGGTAATGGTTGGGATGGGAACTATAACGGTAGGCTAATGCCGTCAACAGATTATTGGTTTGTAATCAATTATGAAGAAAATGGTGTTCAAAAAATAT encodes the following:
- a CDS encoding T9SS type B sorting domain-containing protein, producing the protein MNKNFYQVVIFSVVLFCVSFSVVGLPIKGVSAKSIGNTVKESVDDLLPPLAPVANTPVYYCQNATAVALTATPDTGNTLIWYGTSATGGTPSATAPTPSTTTVGSFFYYVSQTDGATESPRTQITVNVVADNGAIILGLTCDASQIAAADKASSVFFDWENNSLISNTYNYTYSIQGGSPVSGSIIVSHLQVFGMLPGQSATMTLTSATHPCVPAQTLTCSVPCGAILIAPDFASIAALCSGDVAPALGTTSPNGIVGTWSPAVVSNTQSGTYVFTPNANQCASSQSLNVAVNPASPGFSSFAICQGDVAPTLATTSPNGVIGSWLPMTVDNQNTADYTFTPDAGQCASPETITVTVKSAGSLIDFDWAVTEAFSDNQVITVTPLTVATTRYLYQLDFGPFQDSPVFEEVSYGLHSITVKDEDGCSAPVRRTGLLVVNYPRVFTPNGDGFYDTWNVSTLRTDLTSTIKIFDRYGKFLIEIAPKGNGWDGNYNGRLMPSTDYWFVINYEENGVQKIYRSHFALKR